The following are from one region of the Nicotiana tomentosiformis chromosome 7, ASM39032v3, whole genome shotgun sequence genome:
- the LOC138895736 gene encoding uncharacterized protein, with protein MTKGISINVPLVEALEQMPCYAKFIKDLVTKKRSMNFETVKVNHQVSAIVHSMAPKLEDPSAFTIPCTIESANFAQSLCDLGASINFMPYSMFKTLGIGKPRPIFMRLQMADRTIKSPLGLIEDVLVRVDKFILPTDFVILDCEVDYEVPIIIGRPFLATGKALCDVEAREITFRVGDEQVVFHVCKSMHQPLAMKCVLLWTW; from the coding sequence atGACGAAAGGTATCTCCATCAATGTGCCACTGGTAGAAGCTTTAGAACAAATGCCATGTTATGCCAAGTTTATTAAAGATCTTGTAActaagaagaggtcgatgaattttgaaactgtCAAGGTCAatcaccaagtgagtgcaattgttcattccatggctcctaagttggaggatcccagtgctttcacgattccttgtactaTTGAAAGTGCCAATTTTGCTCaatctctttgtgatcttggggcgagtatcaattttATGCCCTACtcgatgttcaaaactttggggattgggaaaccaagacccatatttatgaggttgcaaatggcagaTCGTACCATAAAGAGTCCATTGGGATTGATTGAGGATGTCTTGGTTCGAGTTGATAAGTTTATCCTTCCAACGGACTTTGTgattctagattgtgaggttgattatgaagtgcctaTCATTATTGGGAGGCCTTTCCTTGCCACGGGTAAGGCCCTTTGTGATGTGGAAGCCAGAGAAATcactttccgggttggtgatgagcaagtggtattccatgtgtgcaagtctATGCATCAACCattagcaatgaagtgtgttcttttgtggacttggtga